From Bacillus sp. FSL K6-3431, the proteins below share one genomic window:
- a CDS encoding hybrid sensor histidine kinase/response regulator, protein MILTNNHMSKRKIFIIMILFLFTLTSFRMIWILSHIPADPPQAKKGIIDLRNWEFTKEKTVTLDGEWEYYPDHFLSHDSDKRIDLDNNLVTVPNNSNRTTSDNSLLPAQGFGTYRLQISLPIDKEQIYGILVQDIPTASKVFINGSLIAESGQPAKTASQYNGKLGPYSAIFQTDHNHIEMVIHVANYESAYTVGIPKSIKFGTALAINNEANSSSSLQIIVCVILLLHGLYSFGLYIIGKQQKELIYFSLLLVFAIFSILVDEDRILFSWLPIDIKWSIKLMYLSFIGVLFFMLAFITSAFNLKSRIIQVFLTLYIILALIILFAPFQYMLFIGSATMFLNAMTYLLMFILLLQIIRKGDSDAIFILLSNTGNFVNILWGIAINANLVKIPYYPYDFIISIMVFTFFLFKRHIQISNQNREQTKILQKVDKMRDEFLANTSHELRNPLHSVINIAQTILEDQTDHLTNKNRNNLELLIKVGRRMTYTLNDLLDITHLKEKNIRLHKQSISVHAIATGVFDMIHFMTEGKNIRLHLDIPVTFPKVIADENRLIQILFNLLHNAVKYTNEGTITLYSDYKENIATIYIRDTGIGIGTETQQQIFQPYIQENASMTSIGGGIGLGLSICKQLVELHGGKLSVDSTPGQGSVFSFTLPLAEFSSIEKESQSEVDASIFNRILPGIKETELIEPQLLAIGDEAKAKILVVDDDPINLNVLSNILSLEYDITTATSGKDALIQINKGEWDLIISDVMMPYISGYELTRTLRKQFSISELPILLLTARGQLEDVHTAFRTGANDYVVKPVEALELKSRVKALIELRRAIKEQLGMEAAWLQAQIQPHFLFNTLNTIAALSEIDSERMVILLEEFGNYLRRSFTVSNTRTVIPLRDELALIRSYLFIEKERFGERLQVKWEVDEPLSLQIPPLSIQPIVENAVRHGVLKRPNGGTICIRITEQPNFFNIVIVDDGVGMNQSKVTKVLNGQRDEVSGIGLTNTIRRLKRLNGEGLQIISAPNQGTTVSFHIPKL, encoded by the coding sequence ATGATATTAACGAATAATCACATGTCAAAGCGAAAAATTTTTATTATTATGATTCTATTCTTATTTACATTAACTAGTTTTCGAATGATATGGATTTTGTCTCACATACCTGCTGATCCTCCCCAGGCAAAGAAAGGGATAATAGATTTGCGAAATTGGGAGTTTACTAAGGAAAAAACGGTCACCCTAGACGGAGAATGGGAATATTATCCGGATCATTTTCTAAGTCATGACTCAGATAAAAGGATAGATCTTGACAATAACCTAGTTACAGTACCCAATAATTCGAACAGAACGACATCAGACAATTCTCTATTACCAGCTCAAGGTTTTGGCACTTATCGCTTACAAATCTCACTCCCTATCGATAAGGAGCAGATATACGGAATTCTAGTCCAAGATATACCAACGGCATCAAAAGTTTTTATAAATGGATCATTAATAGCAGAGTCTGGCCAACCAGCGAAGACGGCTAGCCAATATAATGGGAAACTTGGTCCATACTCAGCGATTTTTCAAACAGACCACAATCATATTGAAATGGTCATTCATGTTGCAAACTATGAATCTGCTTATACTGTTGGTATTCCTAAATCAATCAAATTCGGAACAGCACTCGCTATAAACAATGAGGCAAATTCATCAAGTTCATTGCAAATTATCGTTTGTGTTATTTTATTATTACATGGACTATACTCTTTCGGCTTATACATTATTGGCAAACAACAAAAAGAACTCATTTACTTTAGCTTATTACTCGTTTTTGCTATTTTCTCTATTTTAGTAGATGAAGATAGAATATTATTTTCTTGGTTACCAATTGATATCAAGTGGTCAATAAAATTAATGTATTTATCCTTTATTGGTGTTCTATTTTTTATGCTCGCATTTATTACATCTGCTTTTAACTTAAAAAGCCGGATCATTCAAGTGTTTTTAACACTATACATTATTTTAGCGCTCATCATTTTATTTGCTCCTTTTCAATACATGCTGTTTATAGGATCTGCTACGATGTTTTTAAATGCTATGACCTATCTACTCATGTTTATACTTTTACTTCAAATTATTCGAAAAGGAGATTCGGATGCGATTTTTATCCTATTGTCCAATACAGGTAATTTTGTCAATATTTTATGGGGAATTGCTATAAATGCAAACTTGGTAAAAATCCCTTACTATCCATATGACTTTATTATTTCGATTATGGTTTTTACCTTCTTTCTATTTAAACGCCATATTCAAATATCTAACCAAAATCGAGAACAAACGAAGATACTTCAGAAAGTGGATAAAATGCGCGATGAATTTTTAGCAAACACGTCGCATGAATTGCGGAATCCACTCCATAGTGTAATAAATATTGCACAAACTATTTTGGAAGACCAAACAGACCATTTAACGAATAAAAACAGGAATAACTTAGAACTACTTATTAAAGTAGGGCGGCGGATGACGTATACGCTAAATGATCTTCTTGATATTACACATTTAAAGGAAAAAAATATTCGCCTCCACAAACAAAGTATTAGTGTTCATGCAATTGCCACCGGTGTATTCGATATGATTCATTTTATGACAGAGGGAAAGAATATTCGTTTACATCTAGATATCCCAGTCACTTTTCCTAAAGTAATAGCAGATGAAAATCGACTAATTCAAATCTTATTTAACCTCCTGCATAATGCAGTTAAATATACAAATGAAGGAACGATTACGCTCTATAGTGATTATAAGGAAAACATAGCAACTATTTATATTCGCGATACCGGAATTGGAATCGGTACAGAAACGCAACAGCAGATATTTCAACCGTACATACAAGAAAATGCTAGCATGACTTCTATTGGTGGTGGTATTGGTTTAGGCCTTAGTATTTGCAAGCAATTAGTTGAACTGCATGGTGGGAAACTTAGCGTGGATTCAACTCCGGGGCAAGGCTCTGTCTTCTCATTTACGCTTCCGTTAGCCGAATTTTCCAGCATTGAAAAGGAAAGTCAATCAGAAGTCGATGCTTCTATTTTTAACAGGATATTACCTGGAATAAAGGAGACAGAACTAATCGAGCCGCAGCTATTAGCTATAGGTGACGAAGCAAAGGCAAAAATCCTAGTTGTTGACGATGATCCGATTAACTTAAATGTTTTAAGTAATATACTTTCTTTAGAATATGATATTACCACTGCAACAAGCGGGAAAGATGCATTGATTCAGATAAACAAAGGAGAATGGGATTTAATTATTTCTGATGTGATGATGCCCTATATATCTGGTTATGAATTGACCCGTACTCTTCGCAAGCAGTTTTCTATCTCTGAATTGCCGATTTTATTGCTAACTGCTCGCGGGCAACTCGAAGATGTACATACCGCTTTCCGTACAGGTGCTAACGATTATGTTGTAAAACCAGTAGAAGCATTAGAATTAAAATCCCGTGTTAAAGCCTTAATCGAATTAAGAAGAGCGATAAAAGAGCAACTAGGAATGGAAGCCGCATGGTTACAAGCTCAAATTCAACCGCATTTTTTATTTAATACATTAAACACGATTGCTGCACTAAGTGAAATTGATTCAGAAAGAATGGTTATTCTACTAGAGGAATTTGGAAATTATCTACGGAGAAGCTTTACTGTAAGTAATACAAGGACAGTTATTCCACTTAGAGACGAGCTTGCCCTTATACGTTCTTATTTGTTTATTGAAAAAGAGCGCTTTGGAGAAAGGCTGCAAGTAAAATGGGAGGTTGATGAACCACTATCTTTACAAATCCCACCTTTATCCATTCAGCCTATCGTTGAAAATGCTGTCAGACATGGTGTCCTTAAACGTCCAAATGGAGGCACAATATGTATTCGAATTACTGAACAGCCCAACTTCTTTAATATCGTGATAGTTGATGATGGGGTAGGAATGAACCAAAGTAAAGTAACGAAGGTTCTTAATGGACAACGTGATGAAGTTAGTGGGATTGGTTTAACCAACACAATTAGGCGATTAAAGCGACTAAATGGAGAAGGCTTACAAATAATAAGCGCTCCTAATCAAGGTACTACGGTTAGTTTTCATATACCTAAACTTTAA
- a CDS encoding M23 family metallopeptidase — MNQRANEIRKRLASRRRQYPLNKDNKIPEKPIIYDHDIDEEQSVFQSEPGTSFHPLWNKEVFFMKILGSALLVLIVAIVYQSPSSFFENARSRVEIVMEKEFQFAAVGKWYEERFGKPLALLPVGTQDETVSTSHKENYAQPVSGEVLAQFADDGRGITLETGSGAEVGAMTEGTVIFAGKQEGIGNTVIIQHPDQSESWYGRLDKITVKPRDKVASGKIVGTVSKGKDGTAGEFYFAIKQENKFIDPIQVMNFD; from the coding sequence ATGAATCAGAGGGCAAATGAGATTCGGAAGCGGCTCGCTAGTCGCCGAAGGCAATATCCACTAAACAAAGATAACAAAATACCTGAGAAGCCTATTATATACGATCACGATATAGATGAGGAACAATCTGTGTTCCAGTCTGAACCTGGCACTTCATTTCATCCACTATGGAATAAAGAAGTATTTTTTATGAAAATACTTGGCTCAGCACTTCTTGTGTTAATAGTAGCTATTGTTTATCAATCACCATCATCGTTTTTTGAAAATGCTAGATCGAGGGTAGAGATAGTAATGGAGAAAGAATTCCAGTTCGCTGCTGTGGGTAAATGGTATGAGGAACGGTTTGGAAAACCACTTGCTTTGCTACCTGTTGGAACGCAGGATGAAACTGTTTCTACATCACATAAAGAAAATTATGCGCAACCAGTTTCCGGCGAAGTATTGGCACAATTTGCTGATGATGGGAGAGGAATAACCCTTGAGACTGGATCCGGTGCAGAGGTAGGGGCAATGACTGAAGGTACTGTGATTTTCGCAGGTAAACAAGAAGGTATCGGAAACACGGTAATTATTCAACATCCGGATCAATCAGAGTCATGGTATGGAAGATTAGATAAAATTACAGTTAAGCCGCGCGATAAGGTTGCGTCAGGAAAGATAGTCGGAACCGTTTCTAAAGGAAAAGATGGCACAGCTGGAGAATTTTATTTTGCTATTAAGCAGGAGAATAAATTTATTGATCCTATTCAGGTGATGAACTTTGATTAA